The proteins below come from a single Malus domestica chromosome 03, GDT2T_hap1 genomic window:
- the LOC139194769 gene encoding uncharacterized protein — MGLRRSIRLNVTISGAAPPPRVSATGTTMVATSVATRGEPTPVAQPAPTEQPALTAQHAPTKQPALVTQPALDEQPTPMVQPASVEQPTSVAQPVSAEQPALAAQPVPTEQPALDEQLTPIVQPAPDEQLTTVAQPAPIEQPTLTAQPALVAQPALVAQLALVAFQAAQVGPRLSQPSGPTIKPGAFSPHFFAYLTFPNSNLVPKVYHHSTAQ; from the exons atgggattgcggagatccataaggctaaatgtgacaataagtggagcagcaccaccaccacgagtttccgcCACGGGAACCACcatggtggctacctcggtagccacccgtggcGAG cctactcccgtggcccagcctgctcccaccGAGCAACCTGCTCTCACGGCCCAGCATGCTCctaccaagcagcctgctctcgtgacccagcctgctctcgacgagcagcccactcctatggtccagcctgcttctgtcgagcagcccacttccgtggcccagcctgtttCCGCtgagcaacctgctctcgcggcccagcctgttcctaccgagcagcctgctctcgacgAGCAGCTTACTCCTATAGTccaacctgctcccgacgagcagctcactaccgtggcccagcctgctccaatcgagcagcccactctcacggcccagcctgctctcgtggcccaacctgctctcgtggcccaacTTGCtctcgtggctttccaagcagcccaagtcggcccaagactatctcaaccatccggaccaaccatcaagccgggggcattctcaccacattttttcgcatatttgacatttcccaactcaaatctcgtgccCAAAGTTTACCACCATTCCACTGCCCAATGA